One genomic segment of Centropristis striata isolate RG_2023a ecotype Rhode Island chromosome 13, C.striata_1.0, whole genome shotgun sequence includes these proteins:
- the socs3a gene encoding suppressor of cytokine signaling 3a, with translation MVTHSKFDSAMSSSLLDSSMRLPQRYKTFASKTQYQMVLATLHKLQESGFYWGSITGKEANAMLAAETTGTFLIRDSSDNRHLFALSVKTASGTKNLRIQCDNSSFYLQTDPKNIQSAPHFDCVLKLVHFYMPQSKGNTRSGNIYYIYSGGEKIPLELIKPLSCSLSTLQHLCRKTVNGHLDISSRRDQLPHPLKEFMQEYDAPI, from the coding sequence ATGGTAACTCACAGCAAGTTTGACTCCGCAATGAGCAGCAGCCTCTTGGACTCCAGTATGCGGCTGCCTCAACGTTACAAGACCTTCGCCTCCAAGACGCAGTACCAGATGGTCCTCGCCACGCTCCACAAGCTCCAGGAGAGTGGCTTCTACTGGGGCTCCATCACGGGGAAGGAGGCCAACGCCATGCTGGCGGCCGAGACCACCGGCACGTTCCTCATCAGGGACAGCTCCGACAACCGACATCTGTTCGCCCTCAGTGTCAAGACGGCGTCAGGCACCAAGAACCTGCGTATTCAATGTGACAATTCCTCTTTTTACCTGCAAACAGACCCTAAGAACATTCAGTCTGCACCCCACTTTGACTGTGTCCTCAAGCTGGTCCATTTCTACATGCCGCAGAGCAAAGGGAACACTCGCAGTGGGAATATCTACTACATTTACTCTGGAGGGGAGAAGATCCCTCTGGAGCTCATTAAACCTCTCTCCTGTAGCTTGTCGACTTTGCAGCACTTGTGCAGGAAAACAGTCAATGGACATTTGGACATTTCTTCCAGAAGAGACCAACTTCCTCATCCTCTGAAGGAGTTCATGCAGGAGTATGACGCTCCTATCTAG